The window AGCAATACTACATTTCGGAGTGACGGTtgtgagaaaaagaaaagaactcTAAACCTCTACACCATATAGGTTGGCATGATCAGAATATGCACTACATTACACTAGTTGAAGTAAAGGATCGGAGTATGACTTACTAGAAGTGTAAAGACTGATGGATGGCTTCATGAACATCAGCTCAAGTGCTGAGGCAAGAGTCTTATACGAACGATGGGCGTTAAGATCGACCTTCCTTCCAATGATATCTCCATCCATGTTCACCTTCACCCAACCGACAACCCGCCCTTTCTTCTCGCTCTCCTCCTTGTCTTTCTGCATGTCAGATTCATCAGCGGCCTTCTTGGTGCTAGCCTCTGAAGCATTGTCTTTGGCCTGGTTGAATAGGCTGTTCATCCTGAAAGTTCTTATGGGTGGCCATCCCACCACTCCAAAGCTGCTACCAAACCGGAAAATGCCATCGAGATTAGTTGAAGTTGATTTGCGTAGCTCGTCAAGCAAGGAAATGATGTTTTTTTAACTAAGAAAATGATGCCACATTCAGTATTTCAGACATAATATCATGATACTGTTTTCCTGTCAAGAAAATATTGGAGATTGCAGATCTGCAGGGCAATGCAACCAAGAAAAGACTCATTTTTATTCTCTCTCCGAGTTTTGCAGGATGTTCagggtaaaaaaaaaactttcaatTATAGAAGGGTTGCAAATTAGGTAGCTTTGGCAAAAATAATTAGCCTTAACCCCTTAGGGAGTTGTGCGCATAAACAAGAAAGAAGGCTTATTTTTTGGGGAAAAATATGTTTTAATGCACGGTAACCCATCATCCTACGATCCTGACAGCAAGCAGAACAAATAGGCACTTACAGAGATTCTAACTTTTTTCCTTGAAAAATAAAGTGGATGCTTGCAGATGTTCTGCGTAGATGCAGGAGAAGCGTGCACATAGTTGTTCTTGCTGCTCACCTCTGTGGGTGGCCAGAAGCGACCGTCCCCGGCGAGATGGTGGCGTTGGGCGCTGTATCCGCCTTGGCCCTCTTgctggccgccgctgcccctgctgcgggggaggaggaggacacggAGGAGTCCGGAGACAGGGCCCCCGGCTGCAGGTCCCTGGCCGTCAGGATCCGGCACGGCGCTGGCGAtgggggctgctgctgctgctgctgctgcttcttggaGCCTAGGCAGAGCCCCAGCTCCAGCTCGtcgtcctccacctcc is drawn from Panicum virgatum strain AP13 chromosome 1N, P.virgatum_v5, whole genome shotgun sequence and contains these coding sequences:
- the LOC120657618 gene encoding auxin-responsive protein IAA10-like isoform X6; amino-acid sequence: MRGGAGPTVAFIAGDPPPDAAAEEEVEDDELELGLCLGSKKQQQQQQQPPSPAPCRILTARDLQPGALSPDSSVSSSSPAAGAAAASKRAKADTAPNATISPGTVASGHPQSFGVVGWPPIRTFRMNSLFNQAKDNASEASTKKAADESDMQKDKEESEKKGRVVGWVKVNMDGDIIGRKVDLNAHRSYKTLASALELMFMKPSISLYTSSSAKSLNLLDSSSEYQLTYEDRDGDWMLVGDVPWEMFVGSVKRLKIMRASDANGLG
- the LOC120657618 gene encoding auxin-responsive protein IAA10-like isoform X2, with protein sequence MRGGAGPTVAFIAGDPPPDAAAEEEVEDDELELGLCLGSKKQQQQQQQPPSPAPCRILTARDLQPGALSPDSSVSSSSPAAGAAAASKRAKADTAPNATISPGTVASGHPQSFGVVGWPPIRTFRMNSLFNQAKDNASEASTKKAADESDMQKDKEESEKKGRVVGWVKVNMDGDIIGRKVDLNAHRSYKTLASALELMFMKPSISLYTSSSAKSLNLLDSSSEYQLTYEDRDGDWMLVGDVPWEMFVGSVKRLKIMRASDANGLGLRFQGVHRAAAFTRART
- the LOC120657618 gene encoding auxin-responsive protein IAA10-like isoform X4, translating into MRGGAGPTVAFIAGDPPPDAAAEEEVEDDELELGLCLGSKKQQQQQQQPPSPAPCRILTARDLQPGALSPDSSVSSSSPAAGAAAASKRAKADTAPNATISPGTVASGHPQSFGVVGWPPIRTFRMNSLFNQAKDNASEASTKKAADESDMQKDKEESEKKGRVVGWVKVNMDGDIIGRKVDLNAHRSYKTLASALELMFMKPSISLYTSSSAKSLNLLDSSSEYQLTYEDRDGDWMLVGDVPWEMFVGSVKRLKIMRASDANGLRFQGVHRAAAFTRART
- the LOC120657618 gene encoding auxin-responsive protein IAA10-like isoform X5, whose product is MRGGAGPTVAFIAGDPPPDAAAEEEVEDDELELGLCLGSKKQQQQQQQPPSPAPCRILTARDLQPGALSPDSSVSSSSPAAGAAAASKRAKADTAPNATISPGTVASGHPQSSFGVVGWPPIRTFRMNSLFNQAKDNASEASTKKAADESDMQKDKEESEKKGRVVGWVKVNMDGDIIGRKVDLNAHRSYKTLASALELMFMKPSISLYTSSSAKSLNLLDSSSEYQLTYEDRDGDWMLVGDVPWEMFVGSVKRLKIMRASDANGLG
- the LOC120657618 gene encoding auxin-responsive protein IAA10-like isoform X1 — encoded protein: MRGGAGPTVAFIAGDPPPDAAAEEEVEDDELELGLCLGSKKQQQQQQQPPSPAPCRILTARDLQPGALSPDSSVSSSSPAAGAAAASKRAKADTAPNATISPGTVASGHPQSSFGVVGWPPIRTFRMNSLFNQAKDNASEASTKKAADESDMQKDKEESEKKGRVVGWVKVNMDGDIIGRKVDLNAHRSYKTLASALELMFMKPSISLYTSSSAKSLNLLDSSSEYQLTYEDRDGDWMLVGDVPWEMFVGSVKRLKIMRASDANGLGLRFQGVHRAAAFTRART
- the LOC120657618 gene encoding auxin-responsive protein IAA10-like isoform X3, coding for MRGGAGPTVAFIAGDPPPDAAAEEEVEDDELELGLCLGSKKQQQQQQQPPSPAPCRILTARDLQPGALSPDSSVSSSSPAAGAAAASKRAKADTAPNATISPGTVASGHPQSSFGVVGWPPIRTFRMNSLFNQAKDNASEASTKKAADESDMQKDKEESEKKGRVVGWVKVNMDGDIIGRKVDLNAHRSYKTLASALELMFMKPSISLYTSSSAKSLNLLDSSSEYQLTYEDRDGDWMLVGDVPWEMFVGSVKRLKIMRASDANGLRFQGVHRAAAFTRART